A window of Babesia microti strain RI chromosome III, complete genome contains these coding sequences:
- a CDS encoding hypothetical protein (overlaps_old_locusTagID:BBM_III04145), which translates to MLELGLMWELLWYLLLDLLLGLMWDLLLDLLWDLLLDLLWDLLLDLLWDLLLDLLWDLLWDLLWDLLWDLLLDLLWDLPTRHLHRLSNSNRAVKLKSRWGAHK; encoded by the coding sequence ATGTTGGAACTGGGCCTGATGTGGGAATTGCTGTGGTACCTGTTGCTGGACTTGCTGCTGGGCCTGATGTGGGACCTGTTGCTGGACCTGCTGTGGGACCTGTTGCTGGACTTGCTGTGGGACCTGTTGCTGGACCTGCTGTGGGACCTGTTGCTGGACCTGCTGTGGGACCTGCTGTGGGACCTGCTGTGGGACCTGCTGTGGGACCTGTTGCTGGACCTGCTGTGGGACCTGCCCACTCGCCATCTGCATCGCTTGAGCAACTCAAATCGCGCTGTCAAACTCAAATCGCGCTGGGGGGCCCATAAATGA